Within the Arthrobacter sp. V1I7 genome, the region GGCGATCACGCATGCGTGGCGCGCCGGCAGCGGATCTTCCAACAAGGGCGGCGCAGCCACCTCCGGGCCGGGCAGCCAGTCACTGACGCCGGCCCAGCGCGCCTGGGCTGATGCCGAGGCCAAAGCGCGCCGTGCACGGTGAATGTCAGACTGTGCCGCCGCAGAGCTTGGTAGGGTATTCGTAGATATGTTCGGATAGCCGGGTTCTTCCCGGTTATATTGTCAGCTGTATTTTCGCTGTAAACCCAGGAGCCCGGCTTTGATCAGTTTTCTCCGCGGAACCGTAGCGCACGTCGGCCTGTCCTCGGCAGTGATCGACCTCAACGGGGCCGGCATGAGCGTGAACGCGACCCCGCAGACCCTCAGCAGCCTGAAGGTGGGTGAGGAGGGGAAGCTGTTTACCTCCCTGATCGTCCGGGAGGACTCCCTCACCCTGTTCGGTTTTTCCAGCGACGACGAACGCGAGGTGTTCGACATCCTGCTCAGCGTCAGCGGCGTCGGCCCCCGCCTGGCGCTGGCCGTGCTGGCCGTGCACGAACCCGAGGCCATCCGGGTTGCCGCCCACTCGGGCGACGGCAAGTCCTTCACGAAGGTGCCCGGGATCGGGCCGAAGGTCGCCGGCCGGATCGTGCTGGAGCTGGCCGGCAAGCTGGTCCCGCACGGGACCGGCGGCAGCACCGGAGGCGCAGCCGCCGTCCGGTCCGCCGAAACGGTCTGGAAGCCGCAGGTGGTCGCCGCGATGACCAGCCTTGGCTGGTCCGAAAAGGACGCCACTTCCAGTATCGACAAGTCCCTGGCTGATTCCCCCGGGCTGGCAGAGCAGGGCAATGTGGCGGAAATCCTGCGCGCCACGCTCCGCTGGCTGGGCCAGGACGGCGCCCGCGCCGGGAACAGGGTAGGCGCCCGTGGCTGAACCGTCCCTTGCCGGCGGGGGAGAGGAACCGGAGGAGCGGGTCATCGAGGCCGCGCTGCGGCCCAAGAACCTGCACGACTTCGTGGGCCAGCACCGGGTCCGCAAGCAGCTCTCCCTGGTCCTGGAGGCTTCCCGGATGCGCGGACGCAGCGCGGACCATGTCCTCCTCTCCGGACCTCCCGGGCTGGGCAAGACCACACTCTCCATGATCATCGCGGCCGAAATGAACGCCCCGCTGCGGATCAGCAGCGGTCCGGCCATCCAGCATGCCGGCGACCTTGCCGCGATCCTCTCCTCCCTTTCTGAAGGTGAGGTCCTGTTCCTCGACGAGATCCACCGGATGTCCCGGCC harbors:
- the ruvA gene encoding Holliday junction branch migration protein RuvA codes for the protein MISFLRGTVAHVGLSSAVIDLNGAGMSVNATPQTLSSLKVGEEGKLFTSLIVREDSLTLFGFSSDDEREVFDILLSVSGVGPRLALAVLAVHEPEAIRVAAHSGDGKSFTKVPGIGPKVAGRIVLELAGKLVPHGTGGSTGGAAAVRSAETVWKPQVVAAMTSLGWSEKDATSSIDKSLADSPGLAEQGNVAEILRATLRWLGQDGARAGNRVGARG